The sequence below is a genomic window from Coffea arabica cultivar ET-39 chromosome 4c, Coffea Arabica ET-39 HiFi, whole genome shotgun sequence.
TGATGGAAATGCAACAAATGAAAGAATGACCATGGAGAGTGAACCTTCAGGGAATGGAGCTCAAGACAAGGAAAAGGGTCTTCTAATTGAGAATCTTGATGATCTCAACTCAAAATCCTCTAGCTCTGAAGAGGATGCTGATGATTCTGATAATGACTGTAGTGAGGAAGAATCAAAGAGCTCTGGTACACAATCAAACCATTGGGGTTATTGTAGTGAGGATAACCTTGAAGGAGGGATAGGAAAAGATAATGGCTTCATTCAACTACCAAGTCCAAAGTCCAGAGAACAGGAACCAGGACTCGAAACATCAAGGAAATGCTGTCTTCATGATTCTAAGAGTGAAAGTTCTGATTCTTCAGGTGAGGATTCCGATTCATCAGATCAGAtgtcaaagaagaaaaaggaaagcagTAGGATATCTAAACCCTCTAAGAGAAGAGAAAGAGATGTGGATTACATGAATATTCTTCTAGGGTCCATGCTGAAGGATGATGAGCAGACAAAGAAAAAAccattttcttttgaagacaaTGGTCCTACTCATACACTGCCattatgtgacgcccccatttCTCCCTAAAACGAACCAAAGGGTGTCCGCGgaacacctgcccaactcttgtcaggactcaagacaaatcCCGTTCAAGCTTAATGAAATACCAACCATCACGATGATataagtaagaaagtgcggaaAACTTTCTAACTTAACAATATACAACaattatccaatccttacatcggatttccaaaagttacatcaAATCCCCAAAATATGCAATAATCCAGAGTCTAACCAAGTACATTGAAAACTTTAATacaaaaatacattcaaaaggGGTTTCTCTGAGGTTCACTTCCGATcctttcctgttaaggaaaacaaaactacagGGTGAccaaaatgctcgtgaggccaagaaacacacatgcaaacacataatccaagtagcaacaacaattacattgtaggttatcaagttcgaataattcacacttcgaataaaaaaaataaacagaaacaattcaaggatagtgtagctctcaggagctaaattccacgtagtcgagtcaaagtcttgatcacagctcatgttgacactccgtcaaccacataagtttCAAATCcatagatacaccacttttcttcgaatctcgtcaccgttacaccccccttaccgggcccgctcatcaaaattttgataatattcgagtatatcatggcaatactgcacgagtaatgccgagcaagatcttttcaatagatcatgctctacgaatatctcatggttggctaagcttatcgaccaagcccatgctggctcgattcgcaaagttaaccaacgagtttgggtgtcccccgaatacgaatacaaatacgaatatgaatataagtcgatgagaaaCGCTCAAATCGATGATTCCAAAAAGGAATCACAAATACAAATCACATATACaaatcacaaatacgaatcacatccacattactatgTACA
It includes:
- the LOC140005385 gene encoding uncharacterized protein yields the protein MTMESEPSGNGAQDKEKGLLIENLDDLNSKSSSSEEDADDSDNDCSEEESKSSGTQSNHWGYCSEDNLEGGIGKDNGFIQLPSPKSREQEPGLETSRKCCLHDSKSESSDSSGEDSDSSDQMSKKKKESSRISKPSKRRERDVDYMNILLGSMLKDDEQTKKKPFSFEDNGPTHTLPLCDAPISP